The genome window GGTGGATTAgcaagaggttccgcttatatgaacattgaccatataagcgaaaccataacaagaggttccgcttatatggataGTCCATTGAAGCGAAacctctccactatatatatgtgCACTTGATGTTCATTTGGTAACGGTTCTGaaaattgtaacgaagtgctgccaatttgctttcaggttgtaaacattgttagatcaataaaagaaagcattataattagtttgagtgtctaattcattgattccgcctttgaattggataaataactcttctgattgactcattcgggttcaacaacgatcctacagctTTGGCTAAGTGGGACTCTAAAAATTCAACGCATTTCCCGCACCTCCGAGCATGGAACATTttaaagaaagaaaacaaatggaAGCCGGTTCCAAATGAGGTCGCAACCGCCAAACGGAGTAAAACTTCCGAGTCCGGAAGTTATAATGCGGGAGGCTCCACCGCTCGTTGTCAAATCGACATAAACGACGACCCAGAATATGACGAggatgttgtcacaccccaaccgatggcggaatcatcggggcgcgacactgagcgaaacagattgtccagaagtttccataacaattatcattaccaatcaatttaaaataacatgtcccataccatgtctcaaaaggtaaacaaattattacagacaaaatctaggcaaatagttctattccgacaactcagatttttaagtagcccaattgtttatctgcttctagagactcctgattacattagtacagacaactatttgttggcctctagaaacTTATTATAGCCTCGATTTCCTAGCAGctaagcatcctaaatacctgtcacatacgttaaaataaaagtcaatacacatggtgtaaaggtgagcatacaagtttgatagtagcatatagagttcgaaataatttacgcataaccagcacgtacacataggaaaacgaagcatgttaattatcgacatggatctatcgataccaatgactgcgggttgactgcccaaggcagttcgtaatacatgatcaccaccgtaatccatgcaaataattgtccttaacaacccctgtgtgaacgggtgctgagtccaaactatagtactatcgtcgttaaggcaggtagacaacattccatgtgtaaacataacaacaagcattcatttagtcacgtaatacatgcagtaacggttagcgtttaaagtattgcgtagtgtgttcgattgtgattttgtataagtaacgtatgtaacctccaaaagtgcataaagcaaaaagggatcgagtatactcacaccggttggatggattgaagggagcgcttgagagtaaggttagcctgattaatatgatagcataacgataagtgacgcgtaaaacgaaCACAAGTGTTGAGGGGTCGAATGGTAGTTCGGTCGGATGGTAATTTGATCGGACGGCCAATTCGTGCGAATGAtaatccgttcggatggttatccggtcggacggtagtctggtcggatgactattcgagtggattgtttcttcctaggagaatgatgtgtttgtgtatgatggtttgacttttgaagtttttattgtagcatttgaaaacattaaaGTATCTCTATCTTTCAGGCCGGTCGaccggacggtagtccgatcggacggtaatccgataggttgacactttagtgagaacaagttcacagcagattatcactcgatcggacagcagtccggtcgggtggcatcactagtgcattgaacatgttgaaaaatcgattaagtgttaaagtcaagtatctcatgatccgaagagtaatccggtcggatggtagtccgatcgaatagcaattcgttcaatactcaacttcAAATGAAGTTGACTAAATGTGGGACCCAAAGTGTCGGACGTTTGGGCGGCCGGTTGCTCGGATGGCTGTccggtcggacggtagtccggtcggatagCTCTCCGTGTCGGTCGTCTCGTTCGTCTTttacttggttgttttgattgtttgtagttttaTCGAGACACTTTGACAACATGTTAACCAATCAGAACCTCATCTCGACCCTAGTAACCCGGCCGaataggaatcacccaagttcaaccAGTTAACCGGCTCAAGATGGTTGTTCTCggttaacccggaatcggtggtCTCATGGAtggaatccagatcttgaaccaacacaacactaagaacgagatccgattctatcggttttgagtgtgttgagtgtaaaagagttgaaagaaagttagaaaccatctttcaatcctttttcaccatgaaattgtttagatctatgcaagatctttgtttatttgtgtggaaatcggttagatctaagttgttcttggtggattgaagtcaaaacatgaagtttttcaagaacacatgatgacatcatcatagaacacctcaaatctagtgattttatggttaaaagttaagattcaaaagatagaagggtgtaggagtgcgtgtagatcaagaaagtacaagatttaggacgagatcttacctggtttaagagaaatctgagaaaaggtgaggagcacgggtggttcggtcagagagtttccaaaagtagaaatgatgacaatgacaggggtatttataggattccaaaagaggaaagggtggATCGGTCGGATAACACCACACCCGGATGACAGATCGGTCGGATGCCACACCGACCggatggcagcccggtcggatggcgatccgtccgGCTGACATCTGGTTCGAGTGGGCGGCGCGACGATTCTTGATATTTCAATTTCGACTGCGAGCGATGcaaatgcgatagagtttcctattcaaattactttcaatgcactcatatctcgcactatctcttctccaccaatcaTCATGCTAtattaacatacaatcatccttagtTTGTATTCGATTTGCGATTGTGATTCGATTGCGATgggttcgattgcgattcgattgattaccacataacgtaaataaacatgcacaagtaacacgtaaggcacacataCACGTATAATAATCACCAAAATGCGAAATTCGAGTTTGCGAACGTGATGTTGATTAAATTAGTTCGATTATCGTTTAATtgactttattgcattgttaattcctattattcacagtcatAAAGCGATTCGTATCGAGAAACATACTTCGATTACTTCGTTTGTAAttacttactccacataatacaactaacgtaaaacataaaatagactaactacagtcaaagaagtcaaaatagggattgagcaaggagtgatAGATCGcgattagcgatcttttcttcctttgacttcaatcttgacctcgactttgactttcgaaacattGGGGTGTTACAGATGTGTTGCCCGTTCACGAATTGGAACGTCCCACCGGAAGGGACAAAGCAAAAAAAGAGGCAGCTGGAAAGCGAAAGGGGGTGGCTCGAGTGGAGGGGGCGGCTCGGGGGCGGGTTCGAAAATGGACGAGTTGATATCCGAATTCCGTTCGTTCAAAGAGCTCGCGGccgaaaaatatagttacaagaAAACCTTGTCGGCCGACTATGCTCGAGCGGAGGATTTTAGGATTATTAGGTTGGATCTCAACTCGGTTCCGGAGGATGAACGCGAGGTTTATCGGAGGATGAAAGAGGAGGTTAAGAAAAAATGGACATCGTAGGTTATTTACTTTTTTAATCGTATCAttattttttttcgtttttatgtTTACCGTTTCTAGGATTAGTAATTTTAATTTATAggaaatataattttttttatgttatgaaatgaatttaattatgttgttttatgttgtttttttttaatttttatgaagtttttattaagttaacaaaaaaaagttagaaaattataaaataattagGTGGGGTAGGCCCATCCTCCACCCCCCTCAAAATGCAAGGAGGCCCATCCTCCATAGGATggtgatgtggcgcctacgtggcggcccatcctcatGGGGATGAGGCTCTCAATACCCTCTAGTCTAAGTGGAAAGGTAAATGTGTTTGCCTCTTCTTAGTTTCTTTTTTGAATACCTTTCTATTTAACAAATTCAACATTAAATATAACCTGAATCGATCTAACGGTCAAAATCGTTACTTGCCGATTTTCATTAACTGAACATACCTAGAGTAATGATTACGTCTTGGAGGAGATGTAATGATATGATCTCGCCATGGGGGTTGAACGAGAATAACGACGCACGGAAGACCCTAATGAACTTAAGAGCAGTCTGCATTGCTTTAAGACCATGCGTTGTTGAGGGGCTTGAAGGTGGGGCATGTTACGACGCGTGAACCACGCGTCAGAACGTGGCGTGATGCTAAAACGGACGGTGTGGGAGTGGCGCAGTTAGTGGCGTTtttataatacatatatatatacatatatatatatatatatatatatatatatatatatatatatatatatatatacatcaaccaattaaaacacaTCCAAAATCCACATACCAATCAAGAGCCTCCCACGTCGGTGGAAAACTCCAAGCCCAAACATAAACGCCATGGACAACGCCGTTCCCGGGGTGGTGTGTCATATTGCACTGAAAACTACAAACCACAAGACTAATAGAATAAGAACCTTTAGCACTATGTGACTCTTCAGCTGTGATTTTTCTATTCATCCACTAATGAAGAGACATGTCACGTTCTGGTACGTCCATCTTAAAGGGGCATAAAACCGTGTCTAAAGATGCCACGTGTAATTTTCTTATTCGTTTAAAAAGTAAATGTTTACAAGAGAACTTAATTTTagtcaattttttatttttatataaattttttttttgataattttATAGAAAAAAGAAATAGATTAATAAATAAAGGCATTGAGATTTGAGTATGGGAGTGGAGAAAGTGTGGAGTGACCTAAGGCTATTTTGGCGAGCTGACGAAATATGTTTGTAGAAAGTTTAGTAAAGCTTGGCAAAGAAGCCAAACATATTAAAATGCTACTTTTATTTAagaaaacatgaaaaaaaaatgaaccacgcttttcctttttatcatatatAATCAAATAAAATCCCACCTTAAAGATAACAATAAAATAAATGAACCACCTCAAAAACCCTGCAACATGCTCGCATCATACGCCACCTTTCAGTAATGTGATTCAAGTTACGATTGTTTGCACCCAATTGTTGACAAAAATGCGTCAAAATCACGTTCTAAGTAACAACATGATCTGGTGGTTGCCCTTGCTCCGCAATATGCACCCAATTGGTAGCCAAAGCGATGTTTTCCTCTTTGGTCCAGCGGTTCGCCATAAAGTTGTTGAAATTGTGATAGAGATGATTGAAATTGTGGTGAgttgtggtaaaaaaaaaaaaatagtgaagATTGGGGATTTATAAAGGGATGTGGGTATAAAATTTGAttaaaaaatcactttttttaATTATTACCCTTTCAAATGGTAAAAAACAATAAATACAAAAACAACCATTGGCGCTCGCCAACCTAATCACGCTTCAGTCGATAGCACCCTGATGCAGGCCCAAGTGTAGAAGATCGAGCCATGACATTTCTGGAGGCCCATGATCGAGCTTCCAGAGGTGATTTACGAAAACAAGCATAACTTTGGCTACGGGTCTCTGTTTTAGGCGTTCGACCAGTCAAATCGAAGCTTGAAACAAGGAGCACGTCATGGCAACGCCCCTTGTCCAAGTTTCGGCCCAAAAAACACGTTCTAATGGGAGTTTTGgacacttttatgttttttttggtgttttatgcattttgtgtggTGGTGTGCGAGGCGCCATCATGCCTAGGTGGCATGAGGCGCTACCAGACACCATTTGACCTTAGAGAGAAGGAGCCATTCGTGAGAGAGCTCTCTGTGGCACTCTTGGAGGCGGAGGATAAATACATCTTTGACCTATTTTATAATAATGTGTTAAACATAATTGTAAACAACAAtttgtatataaaaaatagtTATAAAGTTTTATGCATTATACACTTTAGACATTTTTATTAgaatatatactaggttataaccccgtgtattacacgggttgagtaaataaatttatatactaaataataaaacattatatctttaaaaacatcctttattgcacgggttgaataaatataattttatatattaaataataaaaagttatatatataagaaccatattgtacgggttgaattaatgtaattttatataccaaataaaaaatattatatctttaaaaccacatgtattacacggattgaataaatgtaatattctttacctaataataaaataatacatctttaaaaaacctcatttattacacgagttaaataaatgtaattttatagagggtggctcagatgttaaaaattctttttgggctaaaagagtaaaagtgatataaccacaggggccaaaatcgcagtttactctattagttaaataaataatattatagatgagaagaagattaaactaaataataattatctataagaaattatactaaataatatttagtaggaggattatctataattaattagaaaagattaaactaaaataatacatTATCTGTAAAGCatgacctaatatgatgacaagtgtccctaaaatggtttcttttattatatagtactagcggtaagacccatgtgcaaacacgggtcgtttcttagaaaaccatgcatagcccatattgacagagagtaaaaaaataattagtgcagacttataaaattgatatacAGTAATGGTCAATAAgtttattcaacagcaattccattatgttgatagcaaactactgttgtctattaactgttaaaaacttcAGTTGCTTTCCAACAGAATTTCCTAAAAAATGTTATCCATTATCTTCAACAGAGCTTACCAAATGGATAGCTTAAAGTGAAGCCACTGTTTTCAAAACCATCTGAGATACTATATTTTATTAACTTTAGATCGAAGGCAATTCTTGCAATAAGAATGAGAAATATACGGTACttgtaatttaaattcaaataaagTTAAAACCAATTTTTGCAAATAAAGTTGACCAATTCCATTGATGATTGCTAGTGAAACCACTGTTTTCAAaaagtctgtttgaccaaagtcaaaccatTGTTGGCAAAACTATGATTCTTAGTGGTTCAAAATCTGTTTGACTTTTCGTCAACATCTGTTTAACtgttggtcaacatctgtttgatttttggtcaacaactgtttgaCCTTTGGTAAACATCTGTTAGACTTTTGGTCAAtatctcatttagtattcaacagagagtaaaaaaaataattagtgcagacttataaaattgatatgcactaatggtcaataggtttattcaacaacaattccattatgttgatagcagcaaaccactgttgtctattaactgttaaaaacttctgttgctttccaacagactttcctAAAAACTGTCATCAATTATCCCCAACATAACTTGTCAGATGCATAGATAGTAAGTATCAGAtgttagaaaaccatgcataaaacagattgatagaacatatagatatatgtatagatattgtaccaaaacgtgttatctattataagtaaaagacaactataaataTGCATCATTAGTTAATATAGAAAATACATATGAGTATTCCCATTGTCCCATCCACAAAAAAAAGTAGCACCCACCCATTGACAATGAAAGTTGTTTATAGACATaactacatatataacatgtCTAAGAAGCAAAATTAGTACCACTGACGAACCAGATGTACAACCACAAACAATCATGACATGAAACTAAGAGGACTTAATCTTTGTCACGGTATGCACAACTTTTTTTAACTTCAGCAATTGAGTAGACTTGTGAAACTCTAACGAAAGTTCATCACCAAAAGCAATATTGCAAGATCTCAGATAAGAAGACCATCCAACAACAGCGTAGTTGAATCCAGTATTGGTTTTTTGAGATGTTGTAAACAGTTCCTTGACTTCACATTTGAGATTCTGGATATTGATAGGCTTAGGATTATCAGTATGCAGATCCAACGCAGAAGATACATCTGATGGCAGATGCTAAAAACAGAAAATTGAATAGTGAATTTATAAAATATTGATATATAACTGAAATTGTTGAAATAACGAAACAAAGCCTCGACTGCAAAAGCTTACAAGTCTATCTTCAGCATGTCTGGTGAAGTGTAACACTGATTCTGAAGTGGATGATACTAAACAAACCTTTCGAACTTTACATGGTGTATCAACAGCTTGGTTATCCTCTACAGTTGTCTTGCCACGAAGTTTGTGCATCTTATCCACCTAAGTAAACTAATTTAGAATATAACAACTCTAAATTCTTGAAATTTTATAACTTTCTTTATCAACACAAACTATCTTCTCAACTCAGCTTTGAAGTTTAAGACTCAATCATACAGAAGAATATCAATATATTGAGACAATAATAAAATAGACAATATAAAACTAATAAACGCTTACATTAGATACAACACTTGAAGAGGCAGAAATGTCACGAACAGGAAAATCTTTAGACTGTAATTGAGGATCGTTAACATCATCAGCTATTTTTACAGAATGATCTTCAGGCTAcaacaaaattttaaaaaaccttcttatacttattatacaataaaatatatgcgtagaaaattataaatttacagcatttttaacatctgactcGTCAACCAGACGCACAATCTTTgaatcaaatagcccatcatcagcaaactatatttataagaaggatcatatataagaaaccatattttaaatcataataatatataaatgttacatgcatatatatacattaaaaatatcctCAAAACTCGTAAACTGCTTAGAATTACCAACCGAAGCTCCAGTATCCTCATCATCCAAAGCAACTTCCCCAGAATCCAGAAGCTGTTTGTGTTTAGCCTACAAAATGAGATTTCAAAAGATATTagcataatataataaaagttaCTTATCACCGTCATGTTATCAAATAATGTATTTTATCATCAAAATTTTATACCGCAGCCAATAAATCAAACCCATCATCTCCATAAACTGAATCATCCAAAACAAGTACATCAGCTTTCTTGAAGGAAACCTCAGTTCCAGTATCGGAATGGAAAACGGAAAGCTCAAACATTTTAGATGCAATCATGCTGAAAACCAACCAAGATTCAACTGGTATGGGAACTTCTTCAATCAACTTTGACCATCCATCAGTAAATCCGCATCCATCAATCCATCCTTTCATCATCACATTCCAAAATCTTTCACCAACATAGATAGTTGTCATCCCATACTCGTAATTTTTACCATAGAATTGTTTCCAAAATTTGTCAGCAATTAGCTATAGAAGAAGCAAAGGAATATTTAGCGCAGACTTACAAATTTGATATGAACTAATGAGCAACAGAAGTTACAACGGATTAGTAAACAAAAGTTAAAATGAGAATTACTCAACAGGGTTAGTCAACAGTAGTTACAGTATTTACACACAACCTAACCACTGTTTGGCTATCAACTATTACATACCTCTGTTGCTATCCAACAGAGGTttcctaacaactgtcatccattatgtcCAGCAGAGGTTACAACGTGGACAGATCTTAAAtatcagatgttagtcaaccGAGGTTAAAAGACTTAGTCAACAGAAGTTAAGATTATAAGGAAACAGACGTTAAAAGGGCAAACAGATGTTAGCAAGCTGTTGAGCTAGCATAAAATATTTAGAGTAAgtaacaaaataatatattgtTACTTACAGTCATGCCAACTTCAGGGCTAATATTTGCTGAAATGTAAGAGTTCTCATAGACTTTTTCTTTAAAACATGAGACAACGAATGACAAACGTCCAATAGCTTTCACCAATATAGCATCTTTCGTTTTCAAACAACAATCTTAACAAACTTTGTCCATCCATCCGTAAATATACAATGATCATCTCTCTTCCttactcgtactaaccatgatTTGTCACCATCAAGTAACTCTACAATTCGCCCATACGGGACCTCTTTGCCCCACAACAGAGTCTGAAAATCAAGTGGTATATTCTGCAACAGTAGTTAAAAAATATCTTACATAAAAAATTAACGTAGAATCCTAATAGTAGAAGGAAAgttaaaaaaacataccaaaaatataaaaTCATCTTCATTAAGGAATTATAAAAAAGATGGTGTTTGATTGGATAGATTTATATCTGCaataaacaatttaaacttaCAAGTTATTAAAATGAACAGCATCCAACAaaagtcatagacaaacaacattATAAAATTGACATCACTAACATCCCTTAAAATAAATCAGCacttaaaaaacaaaagtacCAAATATTAACCGGACTATTTGTATAATCACACACttaaagtattataaaaacaaaGCACAAAACGAAAATCATCATCTCTCACAACAATTAAGCAAATGAGCATCAAACAAAAAACATATAGTTGATTTATCAATCGTAATGTAGAAGACAACATCACGAAGATGCATGCACAAATTATCACAGAGAATGCTATCAGTAACTTCATTTAAGTTAATGCAGTACTTAATCGATAAAAATATACCGGGTTACAGCAACTATTATTTGCTTCAAGAGAGAATATGAAACGCCGTCAGTGACAAACACATactcataacatcaaataataATTAATCTAACATATATAATACAAACGATAAATTCAAAGAAACAATACTTGATTTTATAGCGTGTAATCTATATTATGCAATAGAACCTTGCCAATTTTGATAAGAAAGTTATTTGAGAAAACTTCCAAATATGTTTTCTGGAGCTTATATTCAATAATGGAGATAAAAAGTATATTAAATGTAGTTAATACAGATGTTAAATATACACTGGTTGGTTGAAATTAAGTTTTGTAAAATTTATATTTTACCCCCTTTTACATTAAAACAACGCAATTTTTGAACAGCTATAAACACTGTTTGACTATaaatttaaaatgttaaataCGAAAAACTTatctattaatttaatatatttatatttatataattaaaaatagtttttaaatcccgatattaaagattatt of Helianthus annuus cultivar XRQ/B chromosome 1, HanXRQr2.0-SUNRISE, whole genome shotgun sequence contains these proteins:
- the LOC118480286 gene encoding uncharacterized protein LOC118480286, which produces MTTIYVGERFWNVMMKGWIDGCGFTDGWSKLIEEVPIPVESWLVFSMIASKMFELSVFHSDTGTEVSFKKADVLVLDDSVYGDDGFDLLAAAKHKQLLDSGEVALDDEDTGASVGNSKQFTSFEDIFNVYICM